The following are encoded together in the Candidatus Omnitrophota bacterium genome:
- a CDS encoding nucleotidyltransferase family protein: MKILILAAGYGTRLYPLTLNAPKPLLAVNKKPIIDYLLEKTEKISGITEVLVVTNEKFYSNFTKWSADKKYPLPITIVNDTTTSPEDRLGAVGDIAFVLRKRAIKEDLMVLGGDNLFDYALISYIRAAGQNSPRVTIGLFDIKDPAQAKQFGVVGLDENNKITSFEEKPQQPKSSLIAMCLYYFPKESLGLFEKYLQTVKKTDTTGEYIKWIAQQEAVFGYKFSGKWYDIGSMESYTQAQKDFS; the protein is encoded by the coding sequence ATGAAAATCCTTATTTTGGCGGCAGGTTACGGAACAAGGCTTTATCCTTTAACGCTTAACGCGCCCAAACCGCTTTTAGCCGTCAATAAAAAGCCGATCATTGATTATCTTTTAGAAAAGACTGAAAAGATAAGCGGTATTACGGAAGTTTTAGTTGTTACCAATGAGAAATTTTATTCTAACTTTACCAAGTGGAGCGCTGATAAGAAATATCCGCTTCCAATTACGATCGTTAATGACACAACAACAAGTCCGGAAGATCGGCTCGGGGCGGTTGGGGACATCGCGTTTGTTTTGAGAAAGCGCGCTATCAAAGAAGACTTGATGGTTTTGGGGGGCGATAATCTTTTTGATTATGCGCTGATTTCTTATATTCGTGCGGCTGGGCAGAATAGCCCGCGGGTTACGATCGGTCTCTTCGACATTAAAGATCCGGCGCAGGCCAAGCAATTTGGCGTTGTCGGCCTTGATGAGAATAACAAGATAACATCTTTTGAAGAGAAGCCCCAACAGCCTAAGTCCAGCTTGATCGCGATGTGTTTATATTATTTTCCCAAGGAATCTTTAGGCTTGTTCGAAAAATATCTTCAGACTGTAAAAAAAACTGATACGACTGGTGAATACATCAAATGGATCGCGCAACAAGAAGCGGTGTTCGGATATAAGTTCAGCGGCAAATGGTATGACATCGGCAGCATGGAGTCATACACGCAGGCACAGAAAGATTTTTCTTAA
- the metK gene encoding methionine adenosyltransferase, whose translation MEGRYFLTSESVGKGHPDKVCDQISDAVLDSVLKDDPKGRVACESFISAGMVIVGGEITTTTYVDVQKVVRNVLTGIGYTHHKYGFHAGTCAVLNAINSQSPDISQGVDSGGAGDQGIMIGYACDETSECMPLPIMLAHKLVKKMEDVRKSRRLDYLGPDCKSQVTVEYEDDKPLRVETVVLACQHTEDILDKTGKKITEKSRNEIIDVVAKETLGKYVDSRTKYYVNQTGKFVVGGPQSDTGMTGRKIVVDTYGGVVSHGGGAFSGKDPTKVDRSATYMARYVAKNIVAAKLTKKCWIQLGYVIGKADPVSVMVDTFGTGKVSNQKLVELVRKHFDLTPRGIIAELDLLKPIYQNTAAYGHFGRNEFSWEKLNKVQALKKG comes from the coding sequence GTGGAAGGGCGATATTTCTTAACATCAGAATCCGTCGGTAAGGGGCATCCCGATAAAGTGTGCGACCAAATCTCCGATGCAGTTTTAGACTCTGTTTTAAAAGACGATCCCAAAGGGCGCGTGGCGTGTGAAAGTTTTATTTCTGCCGGAATGGTCATTGTCGGTGGCGAGATCACTACCACAACCTATGTGGACGTTCAAAAAGTTGTTCGAAACGTTTTAACTGGTATCGGTTATACGCATCACAAATATGGTTTTCATGCAGGAACATGCGCTGTGTTAAACGCCATCAACAGCCAATCGCCAGATATCTCGCAAGGCGTTGATTCGGGCGGGGCCGGGGATCAGGGAATTATGATCGGTTATGCCTGCGATGAAACTTCTGAGTGCATGCCGCTTCCCATAATGCTCGCGCATAAGCTTGTCAAGAAAATGGAAGATGTCAGAAAGTCTAGAAGGTTGGATTATTTAGGTCCGGATTGCAAAAGTCAGGTCACCGTTGAATACGAAGATGATAAACCGCTTCGTGTTGAAACAGTTGTTTTAGCCTGCCAGCATACGGAAGATATTCTTGACAAGACCGGGAAAAAGATCACCGAGAAATCGCGCAATGAAATTATTGATGTTGTTGCCAAAGAAACTTTAGGGAAATATGTCGACAGCCGCACGAAATATTATGTTAATCAAACCGGAAAATTTGTCGTCGGCGGCCCGCAATCAGACACCGGAATGACGGGGCGTAAGATCGTTGTTGATACTTATGGCGGCGTTGTTTCTCACGGCGGCGGGGCTTTTTCCGGAAAAGATCCGACGAAGGTTGACCGTTCAGCCACCTACATGGCGCGCTATGTAGCCAAAAATATCGTTGCAGCCAAATTAACCAAAAAATGCTGGATCCAGCTTGGCTATGTCATCGGTAAAGCCGATCCGGTCAGCGTTATGGTGGATACATTCGGAACAGGAAAAGTCTCTAATCAAAAACTGGTCGAGTTGGTGCGCAAGCATTTTGATCTAACGCCGCGCGGAATTATTGCGGAATTGGATCTACTGAAGCCTATTTATCAAAATACGGCCGCCTATGGGCATTTTGGGCGTAATGAATTTTCTTGGGAAAAACTAAACAAGGTTCAAGCACTTAAAAAAGGATAG